Within Flagellimonas maritima, the genomic segment CCATGATGGCAGCACCCTAACGGTAAAGCAACAGCAAAAATTACATTACCAACAAAAAAAGCTAAATCCAGAATTGGCTTTTCATCGACCTAATTAAAACTATTCCTGACTCACTTCAGTAGCTTTTTTCTTGTTTTTCTTCATTCTCAGGTCAAAGAACTCCACCATAATGGAGAAAGCTATCGTAAAATAAAGGTATCCTTTTGGAATAGCCCCGACTTCATTATCAAATACTACAAGATGTGATAAATGAGCTGCTTCTGTAATGAGCATAAAGCCTATCAAAATCAAAAAAGATAGTCCCAACACTTGAACGGAAGGATGTCTATTGACGAATTCGCCGACAGGATTTGCAAACACCATCATTATAACCACGGATATAACAACGGCGGTTATCATCAATATCAGAGCATCCATAGGATTTGGAGAAATACCATTGGTCATGCCGATGGCTGTTAAAATAGAATCGAAGGAAAAAACAATATTGATTACTGTAATCTGAATAATTGCATTTGTTAGGGATGAAGAGCGGGACTTGGTAACCTCACGTTCGTCATGGCCCCTGTCCTCGATTTTTTCATGGATTTCTTTCGTACTCTTGTACAACAGAAAGAGTCCTCCCAAAAACAAAATAACTGCTTGCCAACTTATCCCACCTGTTACCCAAGATTCGTCTAAAACCAAAAAGGGCTTTTTCATTTTTGTCAACCACGTTATACCGAACAAAAGAAGTATACGCATGGCCATGGCCAAAATCAATCCAAGATTGGTTGCTTTTTTCCTATCTTTTTTTTCGAGTTTTCCAGCTGCAATGGAAATGAAGATGATATTGTCTATTCC encodes:
- a CDS encoding TerC family protein: MLDIFTSPDAWMALLTLTFLEIILGIDNIIFISIAAGKLEKKDRKKATNLGLILAMAMRILLLFGITWLTKMKKPFLVLDESWVTGGISWQAVILFLGGLFLLYKSTKEIHEKIEDRGHDEREVTKSRSSSLTNAIIQITVINIVFSFDSILTAIGMTNGISPNPMDALILMITAVVISVVIMMVFANPVGEFVNRHPSVQVLGLSFLILIGFMLITEAAHLSHLVVFDNEVGAIPKGYLYFTIAFSIMVEFFDLRMKKNKKKATEVSQE